In the Mycolicibacterium thermoresistibile genome, one interval contains:
- a CDS encoding diacylglycerol/lipid kinase family protein, translating into MRAVLIVNPNATSTTPAGRDLLAYALESQTKLTVVHTAHRGHAIEIGRQACRDGVDVLIVHGGDGTVNEVVNGVLQFCGPGGAGPAIGVVPGGSANVFARALGISPDPIEATKQLVELLGAHRRGQPWRRIGLMKCDDRWAVFTAGMGVDGDVVAAVERQRAKGRKVTAGRYVRVAVREMLSNVFADPALTLHLPYQEPIEGVHFAFVSNASPWTYANSRPVWTNPTTTFETGLGVFAITSMSVWANLRLVRQMVSKNPRIEASHLIRDDDLPWLRITGSKPVSCQIDGDFVGKREEMTFRSVPDAIDVVSPPNK; encoded by the coding sequence GTGCGCGCGGTGCTGATCGTCAACCCGAACGCGACGTCGACCACCCCAGCCGGCCGCGACCTCCTCGCGTACGCCCTGGAAAGTCAGACGAAGCTCACCGTCGTCCATACCGCTCACCGGGGTCACGCCATCGAGATCGGCCGCCAGGCCTGCCGGGACGGCGTCGACGTGCTCATCGTCCACGGCGGCGACGGCACGGTGAACGAGGTGGTCAACGGCGTGCTGCAGTTCTGCGGACCGGGCGGCGCCGGACCCGCGATCGGTGTCGTCCCGGGCGGTTCGGCCAATGTGTTCGCCCGCGCCCTGGGAATCAGCCCGGATCCGATCGAGGCGACCAAACAACTCGTCGAACTCCTCGGCGCCCACCGCCGCGGCCAACCGTGGCGGCGGATCGGATTGATGAAGTGCGATGACCGGTGGGCGGTCTTCACCGCGGGCATGGGGGTGGACGGCGATGTGGTCGCCGCGGTGGAGAGGCAGCGCGCCAAGGGGCGCAAGGTGACCGCCGGGCGTTACGTCCGGGTGGCGGTACGCGAGATGCTCAGCAACGTCTTCGCGGACCCAGCGCTCACCCTGCATCTGCCCTATCAGGAACCGATTGAGGGCGTGCACTTCGCATTCGTCTCGAATGCCAGCCCGTGGACCTATGCCAATAGCCGGCCGGTATGGACCAATCCCACGACGACATTCGAGACCGGCCTGGGTGTGTTTGCGATCACAAGTATGAGCGTGTGGGCCAATCTCCGCCTGGTCCGGCAGATGGTTTCCAAGAATCCCCGCATCGAAGCGAGCCATTTGATCCGCGATGACGACCTGCCCTGGCTACGGATCACCGGCTCCAAGCCGGTGTCGTGCCAGATCGACGGTGACTTCGTCGGCAAGCGGGAGGAGATGACGTTCCGATCGGTCCC
- a CDS encoding GNAT family N-acetyltransferase, producing MTVQIRPARLGDEVELAAMVHELAEFEHAAAECTVTPAQLRTALFGDPVTVRGHLAEVDGEVAACALWFHNFSTWDGVAGIHLEDLFVRPRFRRRGVARALLATLARECVANGYTRLSWAVLDWNRDAIALYESVRAKPLDEWTTYRLSGPALSALAES from the coding sequence GTGACTGTGCAGATCCGTCCCGCCCGCCTCGGCGACGAGGTCGAACTGGCCGCGATGGTCCACGAACTGGCCGAGTTCGAGCACGCCGCGGCGGAGTGCACCGTCACCCCGGCGCAACTGCGCACGGCGCTGTTCGGGGATCCGGTCACCGTGCGCGGGCACCTCGCCGAGGTGGACGGCGAGGTCGCCGCGTGCGCGTTGTGGTTCCACAACTTCTCGACTTGGGACGGAGTGGCCGGCATCCATCTGGAGGATCTCTTCGTGCGGCCGCGTTTCCGCCGCCGCGGCGTGGCACGCGCCCTGTTGGCGACGTTGGCCCGCGAGTGCGTCGCCAACGGCTACACCAGGCTCAGCTGGGCGGTGTTGGACTGGAACCGCGACGCGATCGCGCTCTATGAGTCGGTGCGCGCGAAACCGCTCGACGAGTGGACGACCTACCGGCTGTCCGGCCCCGCGTTGTCCGCGCTGGCCGAATCCTGA
- a CDS encoding isochorismate synthase — MNTEPSFLLTGPDATVVAEGSRAGYPRLTDARAAITTGEVPILVGALPFDLTAPAALWQPESVRTTATAPSWAGGELPAVRIVRTEPAPEEHRARIETALQLLTDPRHGLHKVVLARALHLHADAPLDAGVVARRLAAADATANTFLVDLSAAGGRHRGTALVGASPELLVDRRGELVRCRPFAGSAPRLADPEADAASGAALAASAKNLHEHQLVVDAIRQALGPLCVDLQIAPEPQLSRTAAVWHLSTPITARLREPSTTALDLALAMHPTPAVGGTPTDVAAATISRIEGDRGFYAGAVGWCDARGDGRWVVSIRCAQLSADRRSAVAHAGGGIVAESDPDDELTETTTKFTTMLKALGVQP; from the coding sequence ATGAACACCGAACCCTCTTTCCTGCTCACCGGGCCGGATGCCACCGTCGTCGCGGAGGGCAGTCGGGCCGGCTATCCGCGGCTGACCGACGCCCGCGCCGCCATCACCACCGGTGAGGTGCCGATCCTCGTGGGCGCGTTGCCTTTCGACCTCACCGCGCCGGCGGCGCTGTGGCAGCCGGAGTCGGTGCGGACCACCGCCACCGCCCCGTCCTGGGCCGGCGGGGAGCTGCCGGCGGTGCGGATCGTCCGCACCGAGCCCGCACCCGAGGAACACCGGGCCCGAATCGAGACCGCGCTGCAGCTGCTCACCGACCCCCGGCACGGCCTGCACAAGGTGGTGCTGGCTCGGGCGCTGCACCTGCACGCCGACGCCCCGCTGGACGCCGGTGTCGTCGCCCGGCGCCTGGCCGCCGCCGATGCGACCGCCAACACGTTCTTGGTGGACCTGTCCGCCGCGGGCGGCCGCCACCGCGGAACGGCGCTGGTGGGGGCCAGTCCGGAACTGCTGGTCGACCGCCGCGGCGAGCTGGTTCGGTGCCGTCCGTTCGCGGGTTCGGCGCCCCGGCTCGCCGATCCGGAGGCCGACGCGGCAAGTGGCGCCGCCCTGGCGGCATCGGCCAAGAATCTGCACGAACACCAACTGGTCGTGGACGCGATCCGGCAGGCCCTCGGGCCGTTGTGCGTCGATCTGCAGATCGCACCGGAACCGCAACTGAGCCGCACCGCCGCGGTGTGGCACCTGAGCACGCCCATCACCGCACGATTGCGCGAACCATCTACGACCGCATTGGATCTCGCTCTCGCCATGCATCCCACCCCGGCGGTCGGCGGAACCCCCACCGACGTGGCCGCCGCCACGATCAGCCGTATCGAGGGCGATCGCGGCTTCTACGCCGGCGCGGTGGGGTGGTGCGACGCCCGCGGCGACGGCCGTTGGGTGGTGTCGATCCGGTGCGCCCAGCTGTCCGCGGATCGCCGCAGCGCCGTCGCGCACGCCGGCGGCGGCATCGTGGCCGAATCCGACCCCGACGACGAATTGACCGAGACCACAACGAAGTTCACCACCATGCTGAAGGCCCTGGGGGTGCAGCCGTGA
- a CDS encoding acid phosphatase, with amino-acid sequence MGDQEGRQHRLVLLRHGETEWSRSGRHTGRTDLELTETGRNRAKLAAEPLAALGLDNPLVVSSPMRRARDTAELAGLRVAEVSELLHEWDYGEYEGLTTAEIRRSVPDWLVWTHGCPGGESVADVGARADRALAYATEQLAHRDVVFVGHGHFSRAMITRWAELPVSQGIRFAMTPAAIAVCGFEHGVRQVGALGLTGYQHPDR; translated from the coding sequence GTGGGTGATCAGGAGGGGCGGCAGCACCGGCTGGTGCTGCTCCGGCACGGTGAGACCGAGTGGTCGCGGTCCGGCCGTCATACCGGACGCACCGATCTGGAGTTGACCGAAACCGGCCGCAACCGTGCGAAACTCGCCGCCGAACCGCTGGCCGCCCTGGGACTGGACAACCCATTGGTGGTGAGCAGTCCGATGCGGCGCGCCCGCGACACCGCCGAACTCGCCGGTCTGCGCGTCGCCGAGGTGTCCGAGCTGCTGCACGAATGGGATTACGGCGAGTACGAGGGGCTGACCACCGCCGAGATCCGTCGTTCGGTTCCGGACTGGCTGGTGTGGACGCACGGCTGTCCGGGCGGGGAGAGTGTCGCCGACGTCGGTGCGCGGGCCGACCGGGCGCTGGCGTATGCCACCGAGCAGCTGGCCCACCGCGACGTCGTCTTCGTCGGGCACGGCCACTTCTCCCGGGCCATGATCACCCGCTGGGCGGAACTCCCTGTCTCCCAAGGTATCCGGTTCGCGATGACCCCTGCTGCCATCGCGGTATGCGGATTCGAACACGGCGTCCGGCAGGTCGGCGCTCTCGGCCTGACCGGCTACCAGCACCCCGACCGATGA
- a CDS encoding ParA family protein: MGAVTRVLAVANQKGGVAKTTTVASLGAAFAEKGIRVLLVDLDPQGCLTFSLGHDPDKLAVSVHEVLLGEVEPGAALVETAEGMTLLPANIDLAGAEAMLLMRAGREYALKRALAKVSDDFEVIIIDCPPSLGVLTLNGLTAAQEAIVPLQCETLAHRGVGQFLRTIDDVQQITNPDLTLLGALPTLYDSRTTHSRDVLLDVADRYGLPVLAPPIPRTVRFAEASASGASVLAGRKNKGALAYRELAEALLKHWETGEEMATFTPEL, encoded by the coding sequence ATGGGTGCTGTGACGCGAGTACTTGCGGTCGCCAACCAGAAGGGCGGGGTCGCCAAGACGACCACGGTGGCGTCGCTGGGCGCGGCGTTCGCGGAGAAGGGCATCCGCGTGCTGCTGGTCGACCTCGATCCGCAGGGGTGTCTGACCTTCTCACTCGGCCACGATCCGGACAAGCTGGCGGTCTCGGTGCACGAAGTGCTGCTCGGGGAGGTCGAACCGGGCGCCGCGCTGGTGGAGACCGCCGAGGGGATGACGCTGCTGCCGGCGAACATCGACCTGGCCGGCGCCGAGGCGATGCTGCTGATGCGGGCGGGCCGCGAATACGCGCTCAAACGCGCGTTGGCCAAGGTCAGCGACGACTTCGAGGTGATCATCATCGACTGCCCGCCCTCACTGGGCGTGCTCACCCTCAACGGCCTGACCGCGGCCCAGGAAGCCATCGTGCCGTTGCAGTGCGAAACCCTGGCGCACCGCGGCGTGGGGCAGTTCCTGCGCACCATCGACGACGTCCAGCAGATCACCAACCCGGATCTCACGCTGCTCGGCGCGCTGCCCACCCTCTACGACTCCCGCACCACGCACAGCCGTGATGTGCTGCTCGACGTCGCCGACCGCTACGGCCTGCCGGTGCTGGCGCCGCCGATCCCGCGGACGGTGCGGTTCGCCGAGGCTTCCGCGTCGGGCGCCTCGGTGCTGGCCGGCCGCAAGAACAAGGGTGCGCTGGCCTATCGCGAGCTGGCCGAGGCCCTGCTCAAGCACTGGGAGACCGGCGAGGAGATGGCCACCTTCACCCCGGAGCTCTGA
- a CDS encoding Rv3212 family protein — protein sequence MVQPERRTRGDVIAALAIAAVIALAAGLIWWTSDARATISRPAAAPVPDLPEAGEVPHRLHELWSAPSPHTDRPVLAGNSVVTADGGTVEGRDAHNGAVLWSYTRDRELCGVTSVYDYAVAVYPDRRGCGQVSTIDGDTGRRGPARSGYADREVTLSSDGATVLSAGDSRLELWRSDMVRMLSYGYLDAPIKPDVPTTPLCRLESAAASSAMVSVLEACPKQPDLRLTLLRVTDEEDVPEAKYVALPGVAPDSGARVIAVSSRTTAVYVPTPTPVVNIVDETGTTVASTLVERPVSPHAATSRTGDLITWWTGESVLVFEAEGLRYRYTVTPSAGATAVGPGVIMADRLMVPVTGGYDVFDPLSGAGERHIPLTRPQQQSAVFPLVAGTTLVEQRGGVLVALGAG from the coding sequence GTGGTCCAACCCGAACGCCGCACCCGCGGCGACGTCATCGCGGCGCTGGCCATCGCCGCCGTCATCGCGCTGGCCGCCGGGTTGATCTGGTGGACCAGTGATGCCCGCGCGACCATCAGCCGGCCGGCCGCCGCACCGGTGCCGGATCTGCCCGAGGCCGGCGAGGTTCCGCACCGCCTGCACGAACTGTGGAGCGCCCCGAGTCCCCACACCGACCGCCCGGTGCTGGCCGGCAACAGCGTGGTGACCGCGGACGGGGGCACGGTCGAAGGCCGCGACGCGCACAACGGTGCGGTGCTGTGGAGCTATACCCGCGACCGGGAACTCTGCGGCGTGACGTCGGTGTACGACTACGCCGTGGCGGTGTACCCGGACCGGCGGGGTTGTGGTCAGGTGAGCACGATCGACGGGGACACCGGCCGCCGCGGTCCGGCCCGCAGCGGATACGCCGACCGCGAGGTCACGCTGTCCTCCGACGGCGCGACCGTGCTGTCCGCCGGTGACAGCCGGCTGGAGTTGTGGCGCTCCGACATGGTGCGCATGCTCAGCTACGGCTACCTGGACGCCCCGATCAAACCCGATGTGCCGACCACGCCGCTGTGCCGGCTGGAGTCCGCGGCCGCCAGTTCGGCGATGGTGTCGGTGCTCGAGGCGTGTCCGAAACAACCCGACCTGCGGCTCACCCTGCTGCGGGTGACCGACGAGGAAGACGTCCCCGAGGCCAAGTACGTCGCGCTGCCCGGGGTCGCCCCGGACTCCGGGGCCCGGGTGATCGCGGTCTCGAGCAGGACCACGGCGGTCTACGTGCCGACGCCCACCCCGGTGGTCAACATCGTCGACGAGACGGGCACCACCGTCGCCAGCACCCTGGTGGAGCGGCCGGTGTCACCGCATGCCGCCACCTCCCGCACCGGCGATCTGATCACCTGGTGGACCGGTGAGAGCGTGCTGGTGTTCGAGGCCGAAGGGCTTCGGTACCGCTACACCGTCACCCCGTCGGCCGGCGCGACGGCGGTGGGACCGGGTGTCATCATGGCCGACCGGCTCATGGTCCCGGTCACCGGCGGCTACGACGTCTTCGACCCGCTCAGCGGCGCCGGGGAACGGCACATCCCGCTGACCCGCCCGCAGCAGCAGTCGGCGGTGTTCCCGCTGGTCGCCGGCACCACCCTGGTCGAACAACGCGGTGGCGTCCTGGTCGCGCTGGGCGCCGGGTAG
- a CDS encoding DEAD/DEAH box helicase, whose product MNATQQTFADLGVRDEIVRALAEHGIEHPFAIQELTLPLALAGEDLIGQARTGMGKTFAFGVPLLQRITTDTERPLTGIPRALVVVPTRELCLQVHDDLATAAKYLKAGDRKLSVVSIYGGRPYEPQIEALQKGADVVVGTPGRLLDLAQQNHLQLGGLSVLVLDEADEMLDLGFLPDIERILRQIPEKRQAMLFSATMPDPIITLARTFMNQPTHIRAEAPQSSAVHDKTKQFVYRAHALDKVEMISRILQARGRGATMIFTRTKRTAQKVADELAERGFAVGAVHGDLGQVAREKALKAFRAGEIDVLVATDVAARGIDIEDVTHVINYQIPEDEQAYVHRIGRTGRAGRTGVAITLVDWDELPRWEMIDKALNLGNPDPPETYSTSPHLYSDLDIPTDAGGRVGAKKTTARRAPAERAPRGTDGDNTAPRRRKRTRRRTRGGKPITPEPAAEADTGPAESSAEASDSDTAASTAPPRRRRRRRRRSGTTATAGAS is encoded by the coding sequence ATGAATGCTACCCAACAAACCTTCGCCGACCTGGGAGTTCGCGATGAGATCGTGCGCGCTCTCGCAGAGCACGGCATCGAACACCCCTTCGCGATCCAGGAGCTGACCCTGCCGCTGGCGCTGGCCGGCGAGGATCTGATCGGTCAGGCCCGCACCGGCATGGGCAAGACCTTCGCCTTCGGGGTGCCACTGCTGCAGCGAATCACCACCGACACCGAGCGACCGCTCACCGGAATCCCCCGCGCACTGGTGGTGGTGCCGACCCGCGAGTTGTGCCTGCAGGTCCATGACGACCTGGCCACCGCCGCGAAATACCTCAAGGCCGGCGACCGCAAGCTGTCGGTCGTGTCGATCTACGGCGGCCGCCCCTACGAACCGCAGATCGAGGCGCTGCAGAAGGGCGCTGACGTCGTCGTCGGCACCCCGGGCCGGCTGCTCGATCTGGCCCAGCAGAACCACCTGCAACTCGGCGGACTCTCGGTGCTGGTGCTCGACGAGGCCGACGAGATGCTCGACCTCGGGTTCCTGCCCGACATCGAGCGGATCCTACGGCAGATACCGGAGAAGCGGCAGGCGATGCTGTTCTCCGCGACGATGCCGGATCCGATCATCACGCTGGCGCGCACCTTCATGAACCAGCCGACGCACATTCGCGCCGAGGCGCCGCAGTCGTCGGCCGTGCACGACAAGACCAAGCAGTTCGTCTACCGGGCCCATGCGCTGGACAAGGTCGAGATGATCAGCCGGATCCTGCAGGCCCGCGGGCGCGGCGCGACGATGATCTTCACCCGCACCAAGCGCACCGCCCAGAAGGTCGCCGACGAGCTGGCCGAACGCGGCTTCGCGGTGGGTGCCGTGCACGGCGACCTCGGCCAGGTGGCCCGGGAGAAGGCGCTGAAGGCGTTCCGGGCCGGCGAGATCGATGTATTGGTCGCCACCGACGTAGCCGCCCGCGGCATCGACATCGAAGACGTCACCCACGTCATCAACTACCAGATCCCCGAGGACGAACAGGCCTACGTCCACCGCATCGGCCGCACCGGCCGGGCCGGGCGCACCGGGGTCGCGATCACCCTGGTGGACTGGGACGAGCTGCCGCGGTGGGAGATGATCGACAAGGCGCTCAACCTGGGCAACCCCGATCCGCCGGAGACGTACTCCACCTCGCCGCACCTGTACAGCGATCTGGACATCCCCACCGACGCCGGTGGCCGCGTCGGCGCCAAGAAGACCACCGCCCGGCGGGCCCCGGCCGAGCGTGCTCCGCGCGGCACCGACGGCGACAACACCGCGCCCCGGCGCCGCAAGCGCACCCGGCGGCGGACCCGTGGCGGCAAGCCCATCACCCCCGAGCCGGCCGCCGAGGCCGACACGGGCCCGGCCGAGTCCTCCGCGGAGGCATCCGACAGCGACACCGCGGCGTCCACCGCACCCCCGCGGCGGCGGCGCCGGCGTCGGCGCCGTTCCGGCACGACCGCGACGGCCGGCGCCAGCTGA
- a CDS encoding ferritin-like fold-containing protein encodes MNSTRQAAAPERIERPQSAGVPADHPGVTELFALLAYGEVAAFYRLTEEAKMAPNLAGRINMGLMAAAEMRHFEMLRDALERRGVDVVPAMTRYANALENYHRLTTPSTWLEALVKTYIGDALAADFYLEIAHALPEEVGEVVRGVLAETGHSQFVVAEVRSAVAASEKQRHRLALWSRRLLGEAITQAQYVLAERDELVDLVMAGGEGLTELAQFFDRLQETHRTRMAELGLG; translated from the coding sequence ATGAACTCGACGCGACAAGCGGCGGCCCCGGAACGGATCGAACGTCCCCAATCCGCCGGTGTGCCCGCCGACCATCCCGGCGTCACCGAGCTTTTCGCCCTGCTGGCCTACGGCGAGGTGGCGGCGTTCTATCGGCTCACCGAAGAGGCCAAGATGGCCCCGAATCTGGCGGGCCGGATCAACATGGGTCTGATGGCCGCCGCCGAGATGCGCCATTTCGAGATGCTGCGCGACGCGCTGGAGCGGCGTGGCGTCGACGTGGTTCCGGCGATGACGCGGTACGCGAACGCGTTGGAGAACTACCACCGGCTGACCACCCCCAGCACCTGGCTCGAGGCGCTGGTCAAGACCTATATCGGGGACGCGCTGGCGGCCGATTTCTACCTCGAGATCGCGCACGCGCTGCCCGAGGAGGTCGGCGAGGTGGTGCGGGGTGTGCTGGCCGAGACCGGGCACTCGCAGTTCGTGGTGGCCGAGGTGCGTTCCGCGGTGGCGGCCAGCGAGAAGCAACGCCACCGGCTGGCCCTGTGGTCACGCCGGCTGCTGGGGGAGGCCATCACCCAGGCGCAGTACGTGCTGGCCGAGCGGGATGAGCTGGTCGATCTGGTGATGGCCGGCGGTGAGGGGCTGACCGAACTGGCGCAGTTCTTCGACCGGCTGCAGGAGACCCACCGCACCCGGATGGCCGAGCTCGGGCTCGGTTGA